From Acidimicrobiales bacterium:
TTCGCCGCCGCGCCGCTCGAGGAGTGGCGCCGCCGCCTGGCGGCGCTGCGGGCGCCGTGGGAGGTGGTGGCGGACTCCGCCGAGGTGGCGCGGGACCCCCAGGCCGAGGCCAACGGCTACATCACCACCGTGCAGCATCCGGGCGGAGAGTCGATCCGGGTCGTGCGCGCCCCGGTCACCTTCGACGGCCGGGCGCCTGAGGTGGGCACCGCCCCCGAGTTCGCCCAGCACACCGAGGAGGTGCTGCTCGAGCTGGGCCACGGGTGGGACCGCATCGCCGAGCTCAAGGCCGACGGGGTCATACCGTGACCCGGGAGTCGGGCCCGGCGCCCGGCCCGGGAGCGACCGAGGGCGCCCGGACGGGCGAGCTCCGCGAGCGCCTCCTCGACGCCGCCCAGCGCGTCTTCGCCTCGTCGGGATACGCCAGCGCCACGGTCGACGACGTCATCAGGGCCGCCGCCACGTCGCGCGCCACCTTCTACCGCTACTTCCGCAGCAAGGAGGACCTGTTCGACGAGCTGTCCCGCGCCTGCTTCCTGGAGATGCGGGCGGTGGTGAAGAGCCTGGCCGGGTTCGATCCCGCCGACGGGGCCCGGGAGGGGCTGGAGCAGCTGGTCGACACCTACCGGGAGCTGCAGTCCCGCCAGGGCGGGGTCATCCGGGCGTGGATGGAGCAGGTCGACCGCCCCGAGTCCCAGGT
This genomic window contains:
- a CDS encoding TetR/AcrR family transcriptional regulator, whose amino-acid sequence is MTRESGPAPGPGATEGARTGELRERLLDAAQRVFASSGYASATVDDVIRAAATSRATFYRYFRSKEDLFDELSRACFLEMRAVVKSLAGFDPADGAREGLEQLVDTYRELQSRQGGVIRAWMEQVDRPESQVRKEAASTFAALLSGLERPISAAGAPSRITPEVQAALLLVVLTRATFYVLHRYSRVDPDRLAPTLAAMIHRAYFGAAPPERRGRLRVASDE